A single region of the Nisaea sediminum genome encodes:
- a CDS encoding aldehyde dehydrogenase family protein — protein sequence MNLMRNELDFSSEPPLTPNTDPYALAKALSGRHLIGGKLVPAQSGKSFEVIDPATGTVIGYGAEGDAEDVNAAVENAAAAQKSWGKMRARDRGALIHKCGEVLMDHVEELGRLIALETGKALRTESRVEASILADAFLFHAGLASELKGETVPHHPDMLTITVREPIGVVGAIIPWNVPLLLMALKIAPALVAGNTVVVKSAEEAPLTVLRVCQILASVLPAGCFNMLSGFGPECGAPLVAHPKVGKVTFTGSVETGKIVYKTAAEKLIPVTLELGGKSPMIVMKDADIDKAIGGAVTGMRFTRQGQSCTAASRMFVHADVHDEFVAKLREKVDAMVMGDPLDEKTDIGTIISPEQFAKVKAYIDHGKGEKGAEAVECSAMPTDPKFKDGLFVRPVVFLGMTNDSKLAREEIFGPVTCVLKWTDEEEVLAAANDSDYGLAATVWTNDLKAALNFTEKLEAGFVQVNQNLVVQPGLSYGGIKQSGIGKEATLEAMLEHFTKKKTIIFNKT from the coding sequence ATGAACCTGATGCGCAACGAGCTCGATTTCTCGAGCGAACCGCCGCTGACTCCGAACACCGATCCCTACGCGCTGGCGAAGGCGCTATCGGGCCGCCACTTGATCGGCGGCAAGCTGGTCCCGGCGCAATCCGGAAAGAGCTTCGAGGTCATCGATCCGGCGACCGGCACCGTCATCGGCTACGGCGCCGAGGGCGACGCCGAGGACGTGAACGCGGCTGTCGAGAATGCCGCCGCCGCGCAGAAGAGCTGGGGCAAGATGCGCGCCCGCGACCGCGGTGCGCTGATCCACAAATGCGGCGAGGTCCTGATGGACCATGTCGAGGAACTCGGACGCCTGATCGCGCTCGAGACCGGCAAGGCGCTGCGCACGGAAAGCCGCGTCGAGGCCTCGATCCTCGCCGACGCCTTCCTTTTCCATGCCGGCCTCGCCTCCGAACTGAAGGGTGAGACCGTCCCGCACCATCCGGACATGCTCACCATCACCGTGCGCGAGCCGATCGGCGTGGTCGGTGCGATCATTCCGTGGAACGTGCCGCTGCTGCTGATGGCGTTGAAGATCGCCCCAGCTCTGGTCGCGGGCAATACGGTGGTGGTGAAGTCCGCCGAGGAAGCGCCGCTGACCGTGCTGCGCGTCTGCCAGATCCTCGCCTCGGTGCTGCCGGCCGGCTGCTTCAACATGCTCTCCGGCTTCGGCCCGGAATGCGGCGCCCCGCTGGTCGCCCATCCGAAGGTCGGTAAGGTGACCTTCACCGGCTCCGTCGAGACCGGCAAGATCGTCTACAAGACCGCGGCCGAGAAGCTGATCCCGGTGACGCTGGAGCTCGGCGGCAAGAGCCCGATGATCGTCATGAAGGATGCCGACATCGATAAGGCGATCGGCGGCGCCGTGACCGGCATGCGCTTCACCCGCCAGGGCCAGAGCTGCACCGCGGCGAGCCGCATGTTCGTCCATGCCGACGTGCATGACGAATTCGTCGCCAAGCTGCGCGAGAAGGTCGACGCCATGGTGATGGGCGACCCACTCGACGAGAAGACCGATATCGGCACCATCATCTCGCCGGAGCAGTTCGCCAAGGTGAAGGCCTATATCGATCACGGCAAGGGCGAGAAAGGCGCGGAAGCGGTCGAATGTTCCGCCATGCCGACCGATCCGAAATTCAAGGACGGCCTCTTCGTCCGTCCGGTCGTCTTCCTCGGCATGACCAACGACAGCAAGCTCGCCCGCGAGGAGATCTTCGGCCCGGTCACCTGTGTCCTCAAATGGACCGACGAGGAGGAAGTGCTGGCCGCCGCAAACGACAGCGACTACGGCCTGGCCGCGACGGTCTGGACCAACGACCTTAAGGCCGCGCTGAATTTCACCGAGAAGCTGGAAGCCGGCTTCGTGCAGGTGAACCAGAACCTCGTGGTGCAGCCGGGTCTCTCCTATGGCGGCATCAAGCAGTCCGGCATCGGCAAGGAAGCCACGCTGGAAGCGATGCTGGAGCATTTCACCAAGAAGAAGACCATCATCTTCAACAAGACCTGA
- a CDS encoding penicillin acylase family protein, producing MPGWGKRLAVGFVLAVLGVNFAAAGLLVWLGGSVPQIEGEKRLSGLAGPVEIHRDDAGVPLIRAGSLEDGFFALGFAHAQDRLWQMESMRRIGAGRFAEIVGNLSESLGEQVFPFDRFTRGLAFYRRAEAVYERASPEMKVALDRYADGVNAYLATREGPLPPEFVALFHEPEPWRPADSLVWQQLMAFQLGSNWPDELTRLSMAEAGLGPEQIAFLFQQAGELLEPETGIKQGLIAPDMLDRAARFAAALPDALAPQGASNAWAIAGTRTESGKPLLASDPHLRLTNPNLWYLVRIETPDGVRAGGTVPGVPFLVLGHNGHIAWGFTTPHADSQDLFIEQIDPDDPARYLGPDGPLSFETREERFRIGSKEITETFRATRHGPVISDIWAPAARTDDKAVLALAAPSFAGDDRTAEAFLALSSARSVPDALDILSDFSSPAQNVTLADTDGNIALMLAGRIPERLESDGFTPADGTGTDGDWAGWIDRSRLPLILNPEEGFVIQANDRIPPRDPDLDLGREFEAPFRAERIRSVIETMEPKASPRMQRDLQMDTLSLDMPLMLGLLLPRLKPSALGAPAAEAVERLRSWDGRMDRNSPEATIYTLWTSLLHREIFGDELGHLIGEYRRVRPHMFASVLIEAPEWCDDIRTDVVEPCESALRESLEEAVARLSAKFGADQTGWLWGKTHTAEFRHLLWSRVPLLRDLLGASPATDGGDYSVNRGSPSQRISDGDFSFPHVHGAGFRAVYDLSDLDASGFSIAFGQSGNPFSEHYQDLATPWADGVYRALGPTPSQGGRTLILRPE from the coding sequence ATGCCGGGATGGGGTAAACGTCTGGCCGTCGGCTTCGTCCTCGCGGTCCTCGGTGTCAATTTCGCGGCCGCCGGACTGCTGGTCTGGCTCGGCGGCTCGGTGCCGCAGATTGAGGGGGAAAAGCGCCTCTCCGGTCTCGCGGGACCGGTCGAGATCCACCGTGACGATGCCGGCGTGCCGCTGATCCGTGCAGGTTCACTCGAGGACGGATTTTTTGCCCTCGGCTTCGCCCATGCCCAGGACCGGCTCTGGCAAATGGAGTCGATGCGGCGCATCGGCGCCGGTCGCTTCGCGGAAATCGTCGGAAACCTCTCGGAATCCCTCGGCGAGCAGGTCTTTCCCTTCGACCGTTTCACCCGCGGTCTCGCCTTCTACCGCCGCGCCGAGGCAGTCTACGAGCGCGCCTCGCCAGAAATGAAGGTGGCCCTCGACCGCTATGCGGACGGGGTGAACGCCTATCTCGCCACCCGCGAAGGCCCGCTACCGCCGGAATTCGTCGCCCTCTTCCACGAACCCGAGCCCTGGCGCCCGGCGGACAGCCTCGTCTGGCAGCAGCTCATGGCGTTTCAGCTCGGCAGCAACTGGCCGGACGAACTGACGCGCCTGAGCATGGCCGAGGCCGGGCTCGGGCCCGAGCAGATCGCTTTTCTCTTCCAGCAGGCGGGCGAATTGCTGGAGCCCGAGACCGGGATCAAGCAGGGCCTGATCGCCCCGGACATGCTCGATCGCGCCGCCCGCTTCGCCGCCGCGCTGCCGGACGCCCTCGCGCCGCAGGGCGCCTCGAACGCCTGGGCCATCGCCGGCACACGGACCGAAAGCGGCAAACCGCTGCTCGCAAGCGACCCGCATCTCCGGCTGACCAACCCGAACCTCTGGTACCTCGTCCGCATCGAGACCCCGGACGGGGTGCGCGCGGGCGGAACCGTTCCCGGCGTGCCGTTCCTCGTCCTCGGCCATAACGGACATATCGCCTGGGGCTTCACGACGCCGCATGCAGACAGCCAGGACCTCTTTATCGAGCAGATCGACCCCGACGATCCCGCGCGGTATCTCGGGCCGGACGGTCCCCTCTCTTTCGAGACACGGGAAGAGCGTTTCAGGATCGGCTCGAAGGAGATCACAGAGACTTTCCGCGCGACCCGCCACGGCCCGGTCATCTCCGATATCTGGGCGCCGGCCGCTCGCACCGACGACAAGGCGGTCCTCGCCCTCGCCGCTCCCTCTTTCGCCGGCGACGATAGGACCGCGGAGGCCTTTCTCGCGCTCTCCAGCGCAAGGTCGGTTCCGGACGCACTGGATATTCTCTCCGATTTTTCCAGTCCGGCGCAGAACGTCACGCTCGCGGATACGGACGGGAACATTGCCCTGATGCTCGCCGGCCGCATCCCGGAGCGGCTGGAAAGCGACGGTTTCACGCCGGCGGACGGGACGGGCACAGACGGAGACTGGGCCGGCTGGATCGACCGGTCCCGCCTGCCGCTGATCCTGAACCCGGAAGAGGGTTTCGTTATCCAGGCCAATGACCGGATCCCGCCGCGGGACCCGGATCTCGACCTCGGCCGCGAGTTCGAGGCCCCGTTCCGTGCAGAGCGGATCCGTTCCGTGATCGAGACGATGGAACCGAAAGCCAGCCCGCGCATGCAGCGCGATCTGCAGATGGACACGCTATCCCTGGATATGCCGCTGATGCTGGGGCTGCTGCTTCCGCGTCTGAAGCCTTCCGCACTCGGTGCGCCCGCCGCCGAAGCGGTCGAACGGCTCCGGAGCTGGGACGGACGCATGGATCGCAACAGCCCCGAGGCGACGATCTACACGCTCTGGACGTCGCTGCTACACCGGGAGATCTTCGGCGACGAGCTTGGGCACCTGATCGGGGAGTACCGCCGGGTGCGCCCGCACATGTTCGCCTCGGTCCTGATAGAGGCACCGGAATGGTGCGACGATATTCGCACCGACGTGGTCGAACCTTGCGAGAGTGCGCTCCGCGAGAGTCTGGAGGAGGCCGTCGCCCGTCTGTCGGCGAAGTTCGGGGCCGATCAAACCGGCTGGCTTTGGGGGAAAACACATACCGCCGAGTTCCGGCATCTGCTCTGGTCCCGCGTCCCGCTCCTGCGCGATCTGCTCGGCGCAAGTCCGGCGACGGACGGCGGCGACTATTCGGTCAACCGGGGGAGCCCGAGCCAAAGGATCTCGGACGGGGATTTCAGCTTTCCGCATGTCCACGGCGCCGGTTTCCGCGCGGTCTACGATCTCTCGGATCTAGACGCCTCAGGTTTCAGCATCGCCTTCGGGCAATCCGGCAATCCGTTTTCGGAGCATTATCAGGATCTGGCAACGCCCTGGGCGGACGGCGTATATCGCGCGCTGGGACCAACGCCGTCCCAAGGCGGGCGGACGCTGATCCTCAGGCCGGAATAG
- a CDS encoding CaiB/BaiF CoA transferase family protein, translating to MAASGGPLSGVTVVDLSRILAGPYCTMMMAELGARVIKVETPETGDDARHYGPFINGKSAYFQSVNRGKESIALNLKDEGDKAILDKLLEKADIIVENFRPGTMEKLGFGWERLHEKFPKLIYVSASGFGHSGPDMYRPAYDMVVQGMGGIMSITGHEGAPPTRIGTSIGDIGSGLYAAIGAMSALVHRGATGEATKVDISMFDCQLALLENAIMRYFVSGTAPGPLGARHPSITPFEAFETEDGYIIIAAGNDGLFHKMADALGKPGWKTDDRYTTNDLRAQHQAYLKVEIEAILGTNTTAHWGKILDDAGVPNGPINNVGQAAEHPQAAARNMIVDVEDPVTGPMKIVGNPIKLTAFDDPNTRVPAPNLDQDRERILKELGL from the coding sequence ATGGCAGCGTCAGGAGGTCCCCTTTCCGGGGTGACGGTGGTCGATCTCTCGCGGATCCTCGCGGGACCCTATTGCACGATGATGATGGCCGAGCTCGGCGCCCGGGTGATCAAGGTGGAGACGCCGGAGACCGGCGACGACGCGCGCCATTACGGCCCCTTCATCAACGGCAAGTCGGCCTATTTCCAGTCCGTCAACCGGGGCAAGGAAAGCATCGCGCTGAACCTGAAGGACGAGGGCGACAAGGCGATCCTCGACAAGCTGCTGGAGAAGGCCGACATCATCGTCGAGAACTTCCGGCCCGGCACCATGGAGAAGCTCGGCTTCGGCTGGGAGCGGCTGCACGAGAAGTTCCCGAAGCTGATCTATGTCTCCGCCTCCGGCTTCGGCCATTCCGGCCCGGACATGTACCGCCCGGCCTATGACATGGTCGTGCAGGGCATGGGCGGCATCATGAGCATCACCGGCCACGAGGGCGCGCCGCCGACCCGCATCGGCACCTCGATCGGCGATATCGGCTCCGGCCTCTATGCCGCGATCGGCGCCATGTCCGCCCTGGTCCACCGCGGCGCCACCGGCGAGGCGACGAAGGTCGACATCTCGATGTTCGACTGCCAGCTCGCGCTGCTGGAGAACGCCATCATGCGCTATTTCGTCTCCGGCACCGCGCCGGGACCGCTCGGCGCCCGGCATCCCTCGATCACGCCCTTCGAGGCTTTCGAGACCGAGGACGGCTACATCATCATCGCCGCCGGCAATGACGGCCTGTTCCACAAGATGGCGGACGCCCTCGGCAAGCCCGGCTGGAAGACCGACGACCGTTACACGACGAACGATCTCCGGGCGCAGCATCAGGCCTATCTGAAGGTCGAGATCGAGGCGATCCTCGGTACCAACACGACAGCCCATTGGGGCAAGATCCTGGACGATGCCGGCGTGCCGAATGGCCCGATCAACAATGTCGGCCAGGCGGCGGAACATCCGCAGGCGGCCGCCCGCAACATGATCGTCGATGTCGAGGACCCGGTCACCGGGCCGATGAAGATCGTCGGCAACCCGATCAAGCTGACTGCATTCGACGACCCGAACACCCGCGTGCCCGCGCCGAACCTGGATCAGGACCGCGAACGCATTCTGAAGGAGCTGGGACTATGA